The Oryzias melastigma strain HK-1 linkage group LG6, ASM292280v2, whole genome shotgun sequence genome includes a window with the following:
- the LOC112152399 gene encoding alpha-1,3-mannosyl-glycoprotein 4-beta-N-acetylglucosaminyltransferase C isoform X1, which produces MPAQKAASHKQQTTPAEQQTARHTTMRLLWKSVDKMRCLRKRSTLPVLTFLLTSLLFFNIYMDDGYVLEAEKRPLGETLTHPANSERYSHTLRDLSNFSGSINVTYRYLAGVPLPRKKYLTIGLASVKRKRGNYLLETIKSIFDQSSYEELKEIVVVVHLADFDLLWCENQVQEITRKFAHHIIAGRLLVIQAPEEYYPSLEGLKRNYNDPEDRVRFRSKQNVDYAFLLNFCTNLSHFYMMLEDDVRCSRNFLTALKKVITSREGTYWVMLEFSKLGYIGKLYHSRDLPRLAHFLLMFYQEMPCDWLLIHFRGLLAQKDVIRFKPSLFQHMGYYSSYKGAENKLKDDDFEEDSLDIPDNPPASLYTNINIFENYDATKAYSSIVDEYFWGKPPSTGDFFLVIFNKSTKVSRIKIVTGTEDRQNDILHHGALEVGQTSVETKQGRQCTSYITLGEFKAGNIEVNKVDYKIGFDIECIRIVITASQKEWLIIRTISLWTTQPANQ; this is translated from the exons CGAGACACACGACTATGAGGCTACTATGGAAGTCTGTGGACAAGATGAGGTGTCTGAGGAAGCGATCCACTCTCCCAGTCCTCACCTTCCTCCTCACTTCTCTCCTCTTTTTCAACATCTACATGGATGACGGATATGTGCTG gaagcagaaaaaagacCCCTGGGAGAAACGCTGACTCATCCAGCCAACTCTGAAAGATACAGTCACACATTGAGGGATCTGTCAAATTTCTCTGGCAGCATAAATGTAACATATCGCTACCTCGCTGGAGTTCCTTTGCCACGCAAGA AGTATCTCACCATTGGTTTGGCGTCCGTCAAGAGGAAAAGAGGAAACTACCTGCTGGAGACCATCAAATCCATATTTGATCAGTCCAGTTATGAGGAGCTGAAGGAGATCGTGGTCGTGGTCCACCTGGCAGACTTTGACCTGCTCTGGTGTGAGAACCAGGTCCAGGAAATCACCCGGAAGTTTGCTCACCACATCATAGCTGGACGCCTGCTGGTCATCCAGGCTCCAGAGGAATACTATCCATCTCTGGAAGGGTTGAAAAGAAACTACAACGACCCCGAAGACCGGGTCCGTTTTCGTTCCAAGCAGAACGTGGACTACGCGTTCCTCCTCAACTTCTGCACAAACCTGTCCCACTTCTACATGATGCTGGAGGACGATGTGCGCTGTTCCCGAAACTTCCTGACAGCGCTGAAGAAGGTGATCACCTCCAGAGAGGGCACCTACTGGGTGATGTTGGAGTTCTCCAAGCTGGGCTACATCGGGAAGCTGTACCACTCCAGAGACCTGCCACGTTTGGCACATTTCCTCCTCATGTTCTACCAGGAAATGCCTTGTGACTGGCTCCTCATCCATTTCAGGGGTCTGCTGGCCCAGAAGGACGTGATCCGATTCAAGCCCTCTCTGTTCCAGCACATGGGCTACTACTCCTCTTACAAAGGAGCCGAGAACAAGCTGAAGGACGACGATTTTGAAGAAGACTCCCTTGACATTCCTGACAACCCTCCTGCCAGTCTCTACACAAACATCAACATCTTTGAAAACTACGATGCCACGAAGGCTTACAGCAGCATTGTGGACGAGTATTTCTGGGGGAAACCTCCCTCCACTGGGGACTTCTTCCTTGTAATTTTCAACAAATCAACCAAAGTGAGCAGAATCAAAATTGTGACGGGCACAGAGGACAGACAGAATGACATTCTTCACCATGGAGCCCTGGAAGTTGGCCAGACGTCAGTGGAGACTAAACAGGGCAGACAGTGTACATCCTACATTACATTGGGGGAGTTTAAGGCAGGAAACATTGAGGTCAACAAGGTGGACTACAAAATTGGTTTTGACATTGAGTGCATTAGAATAGTTATTACAGCCAGTCAAAAAGAATGGCTCATCATAAGAACTATCAGTCTATGGACCACACAGCCTGCTAACCAATGA
- the LOC112152399 gene encoding alpha-1,3-mannosyl-glycoprotein 4-beta-N-acetylglucosaminyltransferase C isoform X2 — protein MRLLWKSVDKMRCLRKRSTLPVLTFLLTSLLFFNIYMDDGYVLEAEKRPLGETLTHPANSERYSHTLRDLSNFSGSINVTYRYLAGVPLPRKKYLTIGLASVKRKRGNYLLETIKSIFDQSSYEELKEIVVVVHLADFDLLWCENQVQEITRKFAHHIIAGRLLVIQAPEEYYPSLEGLKRNYNDPEDRVRFRSKQNVDYAFLLNFCTNLSHFYMMLEDDVRCSRNFLTALKKVITSREGTYWVMLEFSKLGYIGKLYHSRDLPRLAHFLLMFYQEMPCDWLLIHFRGLLAQKDVIRFKPSLFQHMGYYSSYKGAENKLKDDDFEEDSLDIPDNPPASLYTNINIFENYDATKAYSSIVDEYFWGKPPSTGDFFLVIFNKSTKVSRIKIVTGTEDRQNDILHHGALEVGQTSVETKQGRQCTSYITLGEFKAGNIEVNKVDYKIGFDIECIRIVITASQKEWLIIRTISLWTTQPANQ, from the exons ATGAGGCTACTATGGAAGTCTGTGGACAAGATGAGGTGTCTGAGGAAGCGATCCACTCTCCCAGTCCTCACCTTCCTCCTCACTTCTCTCCTCTTTTTCAACATCTACATGGATGACGGATATGTGCTG gaagcagaaaaaagacCCCTGGGAGAAACGCTGACTCATCCAGCCAACTCTGAAAGATACAGTCACACATTGAGGGATCTGTCAAATTTCTCTGGCAGCATAAATGTAACATATCGCTACCTCGCTGGAGTTCCTTTGCCACGCAAGA AGTATCTCACCATTGGTTTGGCGTCCGTCAAGAGGAAAAGAGGAAACTACCTGCTGGAGACCATCAAATCCATATTTGATCAGTCCAGTTATGAGGAGCTGAAGGAGATCGTGGTCGTGGTCCACCTGGCAGACTTTGACCTGCTCTGGTGTGAGAACCAGGTCCAGGAAATCACCCGGAAGTTTGCTCACCACATCATAGCTGGACGCCTGCTGGTCATCCAGGCTCCAGAGGAATACTATCCATCTCTGGAAGGGTTGAAAAGAAACTACAACGACCCCGAAGACCGGGTCCGTTTTCGTTCCAAGCAGAACGTGGACTACGCGTTCCTCCTCAACTTCTGCACAAACCTGTCCCACTTCTACATGATGCTGGAGGACGATGTGCGCTGTTCCCGAAACTTCCTGACAGCGCTGAAGAAGGTGATCACCTCCAGAGAGGGCACCTACTGGGTGATGTTGGAGTTCTCCAAGCTGGGCTACATCGGGAAGCTGTACCACTCCAGAGACCTGCCACGTTTGGCACATTTCCTCCTCATGTTCTACCAGGAAATGCCTTGTGACTGGCTCCTCATCCATTTCAGGGGTCTGCTGGCCCAGAAGGACGTGATCCGATTCAAGCCCTCTCTGTTCCAGCACATGGGCTACTACTCCTCTTACAAAGGAGCCGAGAACAAGCTGAAGGACGACGATTTTGAAGAAGACTCCCTTGACATTCCTGACAACCCTCCTGCCAGTCTCTACACAAACATCAACATCTTTGAAAACTACGATGCCACGAAGGCTTACAGCAGCATTGTGGACGAGTATTTCTGGGGGAAACCTCCCTCCACTGGGGACTTCTTCCTTGTAATTTTCAACAAATCAACCAAAGTGAGCAGAATCAAAATTGTGACGGGCACAGAGGACAGACAGAATGACATTCTTCACCATGGAGCCCTGGAAGTTGGCCAGACGTCAGTGGAGACTAAACAGGGCAGACAGTGTACATCCTACATTACATTGGGGGAGTTTAAGGCAGGAAACATTGAGGTCAACAAGGTGGACTACAAAATTGGTTTTGACATTGAGTGCATTAGAATAGTTATTACAGCCAGTCAAAAAGAATGGCTCATCATAAGAACTATCAGTCTATGGACCACACAGCCTGCTAACCAATGA